The following proteins are co-located in the Polymorphospora rubra genome:
- a CDS encoding putative leader peptide: MRSALLTKRGHIDLLRVASAACRP; the protein is encoded by the coding sequence GTGCGAAGCGCTCTCCTCACCAAGCGGGGTCACATCGACCTCCTGCGCGTTGCCAGCGCGGCCTGTCGACCCTAG
- a CDS encoding AfsR/SARP family transcriptional regulator, with protein sequence MRFRVLGQLEIVADGRPVPLGSPKQRTLLAALLVDHGRLVTLDRLVDALWEDRPPATCRAQIHAHVSTLRRLLAAGGQPDLVDTVADGYVLRIPAGSLDLDTFDEQAGQARQLAGQGRHADAIVLLRAALALWRGPALDGFTARFARQAAAGPDRRRLHAAELLAAAHLATGREAEIVPELAALSAGHPLHEGLRAQLMTALHATGRTAEALAAFREGHRLAATELGIEPGERLRTVHEAILRGLPTAPPKAPPAAPPTAPPAPAGATPVPRFQLPGDVAAFVGRADERAAALGRLGTAQSAPVTLLVTGPAGVGKTAFATHLAHRCRPSYPDGQLYVSLRHADATPVSVRDALGTLLRGLGIASSVLPADEPARLDLYRTLLADRRVLVLLDDAVSAAQVRPLLPPVAGSALLVTSRSAVAGLAAYRVVLAPFSGPEALELLAATVGPERVAAERPAAERIVRRCGHLPLAVQIAGARLAAGPHRPLADLADALRDQRRRLDELAVSDVAVRATLASTDQGLSAPARRAYHLLSLTMPGDDIASWTVAALLGVPPRRAELVVDELVDVHLLIPAAGPAGPRYRLHALVRLYGREQARRHHDGADLSAATDRLHGGYLGLAQRAVARTGGAFFAPVLRRDPVWTVPEPVARRVLADPVAWFETEHQALVTVTGRLAADGRTGPAAALATSIAAFFESGNHFDDWRATHDKVLAAARRAGDRTATMAMLRDLGELHTIQDRYRRAGACYQEALGYARELGDRGYESAALAGLGHLDRLLARYDSAVADLARARRISRRDGNRAGVAYAEYGLGLVLMERRQWRRADRRFRECLTQSRAAKWLGGEARALRCLGQVRRHQGRYASAVPYFERARRIGVRLGDRLAESYAEQWLGDLSIRLGEPERGAAMLRRCLSVYQARGQRFGEAATLHSLAAAARALGEPGQASGHLHQALRIWEQIDAPYWLAETRRALAALADQPGPAG encoded by the coding sequence TTGAGGTTCCGCGTCCTCGGCCAGCTCGAGATCGTCGCCGACGGGCGGCCGGTGCCGCTGGGGTCGCCGAAGCAGCGAACCCTGCTCGCCGCCCTGCTGGTCGACCACGGCCGGCTGGTCACGCTCGACCGCCTCGTCGACGCGCTGTGGGAGGACCGTCCACCGGCGACCTGCCGGGCCCAGATCCACGCCCACGTCTCGACGCTGCGCCGCCTGCTCGCCGCCGGTGGGCAGCCGGACCTGGTCGACACGGTCGCCGACGGATACGTCCTGCGGATCCCGGCCGGCAGCCTCGACCTGGACACCTTCGACGAACAGGCCGGGCAGGCCCGACAGTTGGCCGGGCAGGGCCGGCACGCGGACGCGATCGTGCTGCTGCGGGCGGCGCTGGCGCTGTGGCGCGGCCCCGCCCTGGACGGGTTCACGGCCCGCTTCGCCCGGCAGGCGGCGGCCGGACCGGACCGCCGCCGGCTGCACGCGGCCGAACTGCTCGCCGCCGCCCACCTGGCGACCGGACGCGAGGCCGAGATCGTGCCGGAACTGGCCGCGCTCAGCGCCGGACACCCGCTGCACGAGGGGCTGCGGGCCCAGCTGATGACCGCGCTGCACGCCACCGGCCGCACCGCCGAGGCGCTCGCCGCGTTCCGGGAGGGGCACCGGCTGGCAGCGACCGAGCTGGGCATCGAGCCCGGCGAGCGGCTGCGGACGGTGCACGAGGCGATCCTGCGCGGCCTGCCGACGGCACCACCGAAAGCTCCGCCGGCCGCGCCGCCCACCGCACCGCCGGCGCCGGCGGGCGCCACCCCGGTGCCCCGCTTCCAGCTCCCCGGTGACGTCGCCGCCTTCGTCGGCCGCGCCGACGAGCGGGCGGCGGCGCTGGGCCGGCTCGGCACCGCGCAGTCCGCCCCGGTGACCCTGCTCGTCACCGGTCCGGCCGGGGTGGGCAAGACCGCCTTCGCCACGCACCTCGCGCACCGCTGCCGACCGTCCTATCCGGATGGACAGCTGTACGTCAGCCTGCGGCACGCCGACGCGACCCCGGTGTCCGTACGCGACGCGCTCGGCACCCTGCTGCGCGGCCTCGGGATCGCCAGCTCCGTGCTGCCCGCCGACGAGCCGGCCCGGCTCGACCTCTACCGCACCCTGCTCGCCGACCGGCGGGTGCTGGTGCTGCTCGACGACGCGGTCAGCGCCGCCCAGGTCCGGCCGCTGCTGCCCCCGGTCGCCGGCAGTGCCCTGCTGGTCACCAGCCGCAGCGCGGTCGCCGGCCTGGCCGCGTACCGGGTGGTGCTGGCGCCGTTCTCCGGCCCGGAGGCACTGGAACTGCTCGCCGCGACAGTGGGCCCCGAGCGGGTCGCGGCCGAACGGCCGGCGGCCGAACGGATCGTACGCCGATGCGGACACCTCCCGCTGGCGGTGCAGATCGCCGGGGCGCGGCTGGCCGCCGGCCCGCACCGGCCGCTGGCCGACCTCGCCGACGCGCTGCGCGACCAGCGCCGCCGCCTCGACGAACTGGCCGTCTCCGACGTGGCGGTGCGGGCCACCCTCGCCTCCACCGACCAGGGGCTGTCCGCCCCGGCCCGGCGGGCGTACCACCTGCTCAGCCTGACGATGCCGGGCGACGACATCGCGAGCTGGACGGTCGCCGCGCTGCTCGGCGTGCCGCCCCGGCGGGCCGAACTCGTCGTCGACGAACTGGTCGACGTGCACCTGCTGATCCCGGCGGCCGGGCCGGCCGGCCCGCGCTACCGGCTGCACGCCCTGGTCCGGCTCTACGGCCGCGAACAGGCCCGCCGGCACCACGACGGCGCCGACCTGTCGGCCGCCACCGACCGGCTGCACGGCGGCTATCTCGGCCTGGCGCAGCGGGCCGTCGCCCGCACCGGCGGCGCGTTCTTCGCCCCCGTACTGCGTCGCGATCCGGTGTGGACGGTTCCGGAACCGGTCGCCCGCCGGGTACTGGCCGATCCGGTCGCCTGGTTCGAGACCGAACACCAGGCCCTGGTGACGGTGACCGGACGACTGGCCGCCGACGGCCGGACCGGCCCGGCGGCGGCGCTGGCCACCTCCATCGCCGCGTTCTTCGAAAGCGGCAACCACTTCGACGACTGGCGGGCCACCCACGACAAGGTGCTCGCCGCCGCCCGCCGGGCCGGCGACCGCACCGCCACCATGGCGATGCTGCGCGACCTCGGCGAACTGCACACCATCCAGGACCGCTACCGGCGGGCGGGCGCCTGCTACCAGGAGGCGCTCGGGTACGCCCGGGAACTGGGCGACCGCGGCTACGAGTCCGCCGCCCTCGCCGGCCTGGGACACCTGGACCGGCTGCTGGCCCGCTACGACAGCGCCGTGGCCGACCTGGCCCGGGCCCGCCGGATCAGCCGCCGCGACGGCAACCGGGCCGGCGTCGCCTACGCCGAATACGGGCTCGGCCTGGTGCTGATGGAACGGCGGCAGTGGCGGCGCGCGGACCGACGCTTCCGCGAGTGCCTGACGCAGAGCCGGGCCGCGAAGTGGCTCGGCGGCGAGGCCCGCGCCCTGCGCTGCCTCGGCCAGGTACGCCGCCACCAGGGCCGGTACGCCTCGGCGGTGCCGTACTTCGAACGGGCCCGCCGGATCGGGGTACGGCTCGGCGACCGGCTGGCCGAGAGCTACGCCGAACAGTGGCTCGGCGACCTGTCGATCCGCCTCGGCGAACCGGAGCGCGGGGCGGCGATGCTGCGCCGCTGCCTTTCGGTCTACCAGGCGCGCGGCCAGCGGTTCGGCGAGGCGGCGACGCTGCACAGCCTCGCCGCCGCCGCCCGCGCCCTGGGTGAACCGGGGCAGGCCAGCGGCCACCTGCACCAGGCGCTACGGATCTGGGAGCAGATTGACGCCCCGTACTGGCTGGCGGAGACCCGGCGGGCGCTGGCCGCGCTCGCCGACCAGCCCGGCCCGGCCGGCTGA
- a CDS encoding RHS repeat-associated core domain-containing protein gives MPISTPDRPGRLRTRAATLLASVTAAAVGASLLAVPASAGPADAAASDSSPQWMVSAPVDDAPVPGRVAAMTPLSGAPTPAGDGARAGDGARAGAARAAAPAAVGTAAAGGAAGAGDWSATPLTASADWDAGDQTGSFTWEYPLRVPPAPGGPEPDLGFGYSSGAVDGRTAATNNQPSWVGEGFDLGTSYVERRYKACADDGSAGTPKRGDLCWGHDNAFLVLNGTASELVRDDATGTWRPRNDDGSRIEKLTGAVNGDNDGEYWRVTTVDGTRYTFGLNRLTGWTSQRPETNSAWTVPVYGNNSGEPCYNATFANAWCQQAWRWNLDLVTDPDGNAMTYHYVKESNRYGRNNSTTALTGYTRGGYLTRIDYGLRADALFAAAPAQVRFTVAERCLPSGTITCSDAQFLKANAAHWPDVPVDLNCATGTSCLVTGPSFWSRKRLTAVTTAVLDGTAHRDVDHWALRQEFPRTDASPAGLWLSGITHTGRAGGTTAVPEVQFSGVGLPNRVDANEGISPMVKWRLRAITSESGGVTTVNYSAPDCTRASLPTPDSNTRRCFPAYWTPEGSVNPTLDWFHKYVVTSVVEDGRIEGVPAQETHYEYVGDPAWHYADDDGLSPAKHRTWSEWRGYGTVRTTEGAPGGQRSQTERLYLRGMHGDRLAAGGTRSVTVTDSQGGTATDHPYLAGFLREEIVRNGPGGAEVAGSVHDPWSHGPTSTRVRSWGTVHAYVTEVGRTVERTALEGGGHRRTETGYTYDSRGLVTQVDDRGDVSTTADDRCTRTTYAQNTSAWLLDFPSRVETVAKACETTPARPADVVSDERSHYDGLAFGAAPTRGNVTREERLAAANSYQTVRRATYDANGRVVEEFDALDNRTTTAYTPATGGPVRSVTVTNPLGHAETTQYDPAWGAVTAEIDANGRRTELSWDPLGRLLRVWLPGRSKSTQTPHTEYAYEVRTDGPTVVTTRHLDNTGTGYLTTHTLYDGLLRERQVQEQAPGGGRIVTDTHHDSRGLVVRESDPYPADGAPATAVHLVADAAVPALNVTVYDGADRPTAEIFLVHGVERWRTTTGHGGDRTHVTPPAGDTPTTEIVDARDNVVELRQYHGATATGGYDATRYTYTADDEIASITDPAGNVWRRHYDLRGRLVRVEDPDQGTTTSTYDDLDRTVTETDARGQTVFTAYDALDRVTATHAGSATGAKLTGYTYDTVAKGQVSTATRYVDGQAYTVATTAYDQQYRPTGTRYVVPAAAGALAGSYEFSSAFNVDGTLSRSTLPAGGGLSAETVRYGYDAHGRPTTLAGATSYVAESTYSKLDRLLRRVYSTGSGPRVLRDYGYETGTERLVRVVTERELNPVRVADTRYDHDPSGNILRIGDTPPGGLTADVQCFTYDRLRRLTRAWTPGSGDCAATPSVAGLGGAAPYWHAYTYDKVGNRLTETRHAAAGTATHTYRYPAAGAAQPHTLREVAVQGPGARTDSYGYDAAGNTVSRDVAGRGQTLAWDVEGNLASIAEGAASTRFVYGADGTRLLRHDPDGGATLFLPGTELRLTAGAVTATRYYTQDGETVASRSGGGVHWQLADHLGTDQLAVDAATGGLVPRRFLPFGELRGATPTGWPGQRSFVGGVDDDPVGLLRLGAREYDPSTGRFLSVDPVILDDDPQQFHGYSYANNNPITFEDADGLYPKKKVVKAKKKAAAKKAAAKKKAAAAKKAAAKKRAAAAKAAAKKAAAKKKAAAAKKAAAKKTAAKKKSAAKKASSPKGTKYKPNRPVAKKPPRLRLPGSWELWDGRHKCVGVVFCRLKVDRHITRQMNDWSQDNNEYLEWGNGVATGLAAGGCALAGGPVAGVFLAAGCGAAVSGAYFNARNQLRRAAEENKCWIPTSFGIYGRGSGYGCH, from the coding sequence ATGCCCATTTCGACCCCCGACCGGCCCGGCCGGCTCCGGACCCGGGCGGCGACCCTGCTCGCCTCGGTGACCGCGGCGGCGGTCGGTGCCAGCCTGCTGGCCGTGCCGGCGTCGGCCGGTCCGGCCGACGCGGCGGCGTCCGACAGTAGTCCGCAGTGGATGGTGTCGGCGCCGGTCGACGACGCCCCGGTGCCGGGGCGGGTCGCCGCGATGACGCCGCTGTCCGGCGCGCCGACGCCGGCCGGCGACGGGGCGCGGGCGGGCGACGGGGCGCGGGCGGGTGCCGCCCGGGCCGCCGCACCGGCCGCCGTGGGCACCGCCGCCGCGGGCGGTGCCGCCGGGGCGGGGGACTGGAGCGCGACGCCGCTGACCGCGTCGGCCGACTGGGACGCCGGTGACCAGACCGGCAGCTTCACCTGGGAGTATCCGCTGCGGGTGCCGCCGGCGCCGGGCGGGCCGGAGCCGGACCTCGGGTTCGGGTACTCGTCCGGCGCGGTCGACGGGCGGACCGCCGCGACGAACAACCAGCCGTCGTGGGTCGGTGAGGGTTTCGACCTCGGCACGTCGTACGTCGAGCGGCGCTACAAGGCGTGCGCCGACGACGGTTCGGCCGGCACTCCGAAGCGCGGCGACCTGTGCTGGGGCCACGACAACGCGTTCCTGGTTCTGAACGGCACCGCGTCGGAACTGGTCCGTGACGACGCCACCGGCACGTGGCGGCCGCGTAACGACGACGGTTCGCGGATCGAGAAGCTGACCGGGGCGGTCAACGGCGACAACGACGGCGAGTACTGGCGGGTCACCACCGTCGACGGGACCCGGTACACGTTCGGCCTGAACCGGCTCACCGGTTGGACGTCGCAGCGGCCGGAGACGAACTCGGCCTGGACGGTGCCGGTGTACGGCAACAACAGCGGCGAGCCGTGCTACAACGCGACGTTCGCCAACGCGTGGTGCCAGCAGGCGTGGCGGTGGAACCTGGACCTGGTCACCGACCCGGACGGCAACGCGATGACGTACCACTACGTCAAGGAGAGCAACCGGTACGGGCGCAACAACAGCACGACGGCGCTGACCGGCTACACCCGGGGCGGCTACCTGACCCGGATCGACTACGGGCTGCGTGCCGACGCGCTGTTCGCGGCGGCACCGGCCCAGGTGCGGTTCACCGTCGCCGAGCGGTGCCTGCCGAGCGGCACCATCACCTGCTCCGACGCCCAGTTCCTTAAGGCGAACGCCGCGCACTGGCCGGACGTGCCGGTCGACCTCAACTGCGCCACCGGGACGTCGTGCCTGGTGACCGGGCCGAGTTTCTGGAGCCGTAAGCGGCTGACCGCGGTGACGACGGCGGTGCTGGACGGCACCGCCCACCGCGACGTCGACCACTGGGCGCTGCGGCAGGAGTTCCCGCGCACCGACGCGTCGCCGGCCGGGCTGTGGCTTTCCGGGATCACCCACACCGGCCGGGCCGGCGGCACCACCGCCGTGCCGGAGGTCCAGTTCTCCGGGGTCGGGCTGCCGAACCGGGTGGACGCGAACGAGGGCATCTCGCCGATGGTGAAGTGGCGGCTGCGGGCCATCACGTCGGAGTCCGGCGGTGTCACGACGGTCAACTACTCGGCGCCGGACTGCACCCGGGCCAGCCTGCCGACCCCGGACAGCAACACCCGGCGCTGCTTCCCGGCGTACTGGACGCCGGAGGGTTCGGTGAACCCGACCCTGGACTGGTTCCACAAGTACGTCGTCACCTCGGTGGTCGAAGACGGGCGGATCGAGGGCGTGCCGGCGCAGGAGACCCACTACGAGTACGTCGGCGACCCGGCCTGGCACTACGCCGACGACGACGGCCTGTCCCCGGCGAAGCACCGGACCTGGTCGGAGTGGCGCGGTTACGGCACGGTCCGCACGACCGAGGGCGCGCCGGGCGGGCAGCGGTCGCAGACCGAGCGGCTGTATCTGCGGGGGATGCACGGCGACCGGCTCGCCGCCGGCGGCACCCGCAGCGTCACCGTCACCGACTCGCAGGGCGGCACCGCCACCGACCATCCGTACCTGGCCGGCTTCCTGCGGGAGGAGATCGTCCGCAACGGGCCGGGCGGTGCGGAGGTGGCGGGCAGCGTCCACGATCCGTGGAGCCACGGGCCGACGTCGACCCGGGTGCGCTCGTGGGGCACCGTGCACGCGTACGTGACCGAGGTGGGTCGGACCGTGGAGCGGACCGCGCTGGAGGGCGGCGGACACCGGCGTACCGAGACCGGATACACCTACGACAGCCGTGGCCTGGTGACCCAGGTCGACGACCGGGGCGACGTTTCCACGACCGCCGACGACCGGTGCACCCGGACCACGTACGCGCAGAACACCTCGGCCTGGCTGCTCGACTTCCCGAGCCGGGTGGAGACGGTGGCGAAGGCGTGCGAGACGACGCCGGCCCGCCCGGCCGACGTCGTCTCCGACGAGCGCAGCCACTACGACGGGCTCGCGTTCGGTGCCGCGCCGACGCGGGGGAACGTGACCCGGGAGGAGCGGCTCGCCGCCGCGAACAGCTACCAGACGGTGCGGCGGGCGACGTACGACGCGAACGGGCGGGTCGTCGAGGAGTTCGACGCACTCGACAACCGGACCACGACCGCGTACACGCCGGCGACCGGTGGGCCGGTCCGGTCGGTGACGGTCACCAACCCGCTCGGCCACGCCGAGACGACGCAGTACGACCCGGCGTGGGGTGCGGTGACGGCCGAGATCGACGCCAACGGCCGCCGTACGGAGCTTTCCTGGGATCCGCTGGGCCGGCTGCTGCGGGTGTGGCTGCCGGGCCGGTCGAAGTCGACCCAGACCCCGCACACCGAGTACGCGTACGAGGTACGGACCGACGGCCCGACGGTGGTCACGACGAGGCACCTCGACAACACCGGCACCGGCTACCTCACCACCCACACGCTGTACGACGGTCTGCTGCGCGAGCGGCAGGTCCAGGAGCAGGCGCCGGGCGGCGGCCGGATCGTCACCGACACCCACCACGACTCGCGCGGTCTGGTGGTCAGGGAGTCCGACCCGTACCCGGCCGACGGTGCCCCGGCGACGGCCGTGCACCTGGTCGCCGACGCCGCCGTACCGGCGCTGAACGTGACCGTGTACGACGGTGCCGACCGACCGACGGCGGAGATCTTCCTGGTCCACGGGGTCGAGCGGTGGCGTACGACGACCGGCCACGGCGGTGACCGCACCCACGTCACCCCGCCGGCCGGCGACACCCCGACGACCGAGATCGTCGACGCCCGCGACAACGTCGTCGAACTGCGCCAGTACCACGGCGCGACCGCCACCGGCGGCTACGACGCGACGCGGTACACCTACACCGCGGACGACGAGATCGCGTCGATCACCGATCCGGCCGGCAACGTCTGGCGCCGCCACTACGACCTGCGCGGCCGGCTGGTCCGGGTCGAGGACCCGGACCAGGGGACGACGACGTCCACCTACGACGACCTGGACCGGACGGTCACCGAGACCGACGCACGCGGGCAGACGGTCTTCACCGCCTACGACGCGCTGGACCGGGTGACCGCCACCCACGCCGGGTCGGCGACCGGCGCGAAGCTGACCGGATACACATACGACACGGTCGCCAAGGGCCAGGTGAGCACCGCCACCCGGTACGTCGACGGGCAGGCGTACACGGTCGCGACGACCGCGTACGACCAGCAGTACCGGCCGACCGGCACCCGGTACGTCGTGCCGGCGGCGGCCGGGGCGCTCGCCGGCAGCTACGAGTTCTCGAGTGCGTTCAACGTCGACGGCACCCTGTCCCGGTCGACGCTGCCGGCCGGCGGCGGCCTGTCCGCCGAGACGGTCCGGTACGGCTACGACGCGCACGGCCGGCCGACGACGCTCGCCGGCGCGACCAGTTACGTCGCCGAGAGCACGTACTCCAAACTGGACCGGCTGCTGCGCCGGGTGTACTCGACCGGCTCCGGGCCACGGGTGCTGCGCGACTACGGCTACGAGACCGGCACCGAGCGGCTGGTCCGGGTCGTCACCGAGCGGGAACTGAACCCGGTCCGGGTCGCCGACACCCGCTACGACCACGACCCGTCCGGCAACATCCTCCGCATCGGTGACACCCCGCCGGGCGGGCTCACCGCCGACGTGCAGTGCTTCACGTACGACCGGCTGCGCCGGCTCACCCGGGCGTGGACGCCGGGCTCCGGCGACTGCGCGGCGACGCCGTCGGTGGCCGGACTGGGCGGGGCGGCGCCGTACTGGCACGCGTACACGTACGACAAGGTCGGCAACCGGCTCACCGAGACCCGGCACGCCGCCGCCGGCACGGCCACCCACACCTACCGCTATCCGGCGGCGGGGGCGGCGCAGCCGCACACGCTGCGGGAGGTGGCCGTGCAGGGCCCGGGCGCCCGCACCGACTCGTACGGCTACGACGCGGCCGGCAACACCGTCAGCCGCGACGTCGCCGGGCGTGGTCAGACGCTGGCCTGGGACGTCGAGGGCAACCTCGCGTCGATCGCCGAGGGTGCCGCGTCGACCCGGTTCGTGTACGGCGCCGACGGCACCCGGTTGCTGCGCCACGATCCGGACGGCGGCGCCACCCTGTTCCTGCCCGGCACGGAGCTGCGCCTGACTGCCGGTGCGGTGACCGCGACCCGCTACTACACCCAGGACGGCGAGACGGTCGCCAGCCGAAGCGGCGGCGGCGTGCACTGGCAGCTCGCCGACCATCTCGGCACCGACCAGTTGGCGGTCGACGCCGCGACCGGCGGGCTGGTCCCGCGCCGGTTCCTGCCGTTCGGCGAGCTGCGTGGCGCCACCCCGACCGGGTGGCCGGGGCAGCGGTCGTTCGTCGGCGGGGTCGACGACGATCCGGTGGGCCTGCTGCGGCTGGGCGCCCGTGAGTACGACCCGTCGACCGGCCGGTTCCTGTCGGTGGACCCGGTGATCCTCGACGACGACCCGCAGCAGTTCCACGGCTACTCGTACGCCAACAACAACCCGATCACCTTCGAGGACGCCGACGGCCTCTACCCGAAGAAGAAGGTCGTCAAGGCCAAGAAGAAGGCGGCGGCCAAGAAGGCGGCGGCGAAGAAGAAGGCTGCGGCGGCGAAGAAGGCCGCGGCGAAGAAGCGGGCGGCGGCGGCGAAGGCGGCGGCGAAGAAGGCCGCGGCGAAGAAGAAGGCCGCGGCGGCGAAGAAGGCGGCGGCCAAGAAGACGGCGGCGAAGAAGAAGTCGGCGGCGAAGAAGGCCAGCAGCCCGAAGGGGACGAAGTACAAGCCGAACCGGCCCGTCGCGAAGAAGCCGCCGAGGCTGCGCCTCCCCGGCTCCTGGGAGCTGTGGGACGGCCGCCACAAGTGCGTCGGCGTCGTGTTCTGCCGGCTCAAGGTCGACCGCCACATCACCAGGCAGATGAACGACTGGTCGCAGGACAACAACGAATACCTCGAATGGGGCAACGGCGTGGCGACCGGCCTGGCTGCCGGCGGTTGTGCCCTCGCGGGCGGTCCGGTGGCCGGTGTCTTCCTCGCCGCCGGCTGTGGTGCCGCGGTGAGCGGCGCCTACTTCAACGCCCGGAACCAGTTGCGCCGGGCGGCCGAGGAGAACAAGTGCTGGATCCCGACGTCGTTCGGGATCTACGGCCGGGGTAGCGGCTACGGCTGCCACTGA